One window from the genome of Esox lucius isolate fEsoLuc1 chromosome 23, fEsoLuc1.pri, whole genome shotgun sequence encodes:
- the sbf1 gene encoding myotubularin-related protein 5 isoform X5 — MNSEMARLADYFVVVGYDLDKRGGSEGQGRILQRFPEKDWEDNPFPQGIELFCQPNGWQLVPEREPPSFFVSVLTDINSERHYCACFTFWEGLDNPQLQKAETSEVDEDEVPGLIQPAQVFAPKSLVLVSRLDHTEVFRNCLGLIYTVHVDSLSVPLETVIGNLLTCVIPTAGGSQINESPVCSLNLSVPQALACDWLLGCFQDQPGQEEREESLRTITLGAGDRQVIQTPINDSLPVSGSSVAHLFRQLGIVNVLYLFCAALTEHKILFLSRSYQRLTDACRGLLAIMFPLKYSFTYVPILPGKLLEVLSTPTPFIIGVNSFFRSETQELVGSMTLDVIIADLDGGTVTVPECVHISLLPDPLLQQTQTALSMVLDPELETADHAFPPSSTQPSSLKIQDKEIRAVFLWLFAQLFHGYRWCLHIIRIHPEPVIRFHKAAFLGQRALTEDDFLMKVLDGMAFAGFISERGPPYRPTDLFDDLIANQVERIRQEECYPHKVMNHVKELAEQLFKNENPYPAVAMHKVQRPVESPGHGDPKNLTIFPLLDDVTVQLFIDHAAAKLKGAPPVVKAELKGMVPSGPPLGDIVDRHGHVLANSARRLEVVRNCITYIFDNKMLEAKKLMPAVLRALKGRAARVCLTQELNQHVLQNRAVLDDQQFDYIVRMMNCTLQDCSHMDEHGIAAALLPLVTAFCRKLGAGITQFAYSCVQDHMVWTNMQFWEAMFYSDVQNHIRALYLEADEGAQPSSQESVPAGGQELLGALELASEQSRLWPALSKEQQSERVQKEESTVFSQAIHYANRMSYLLLPLDTSKNRLLNRTGIGDVESVSNSYVTNRYTNSIAGSMAESYDTESGFEDAESSDVANSVVRFINRFVDKVCNESGVTNEHLKALHTMIPDIVQMHIETLDAVHRESKRLPPIQKPKLLRPVLLLGEEFVMDGMRVHLLADGREEATGAMGGPPLLPAEGAIFLTTYRLIFKGTPHDPLVGEQVVTRSFPIASLTKEKRISVTMPMDQYIQEGLQLRSCTFQLLKIAFDEEVASDLAEVFRKHMHKLRYPQHVQGTFAFTVGQCGKTLVEHKTKDKNQSIKTLSKNLVKSAKRTIGRQYVTRKKYTPPTWENRGSLQSEPDEDDISVSEELDPSSLTLSSTIRSSDRQTMSNVVERACCRDYQRLGLGTLSNSLTRSKNEPFRISTVNRMYTVCRSYPGLLIVPQSIPDSTIQRISRCYRQNRFPVVCWRNSRTKAVLLRSAGLHAKGVVGFFKSPNASSAGPSQTDSTSLEQEKYMQAIISSMPSYSEPSGRNTLSGFTSTHMSTSESSDKLRQPKIGALMKQVMGGKDEVPGTFSRGALGQRARVISLSQPRVSGKARKSPGGKWGSIRGSGRLSAYNPDVGNRLASKESPQPNGGPSEALFFRQQRAYLYIIGDKTQLKGGKQDSFQQWEVVPIEVCDVRQVKNSFKKLMKACVPSSSTPDPSMSFHRCLEDSEWMCLVHKVLQVSVLVVELLDTGSSVMVSLEDGWDVTTQVVSLVQLLSDPYYRTFDGFRLLVEKEWLSFGHRFSHRGAQTLASQSSGFTPVFLQFLDCVHQIHLQFPMEFEFSQYYLKFLAYHYVSNRFRTFLLDSDYERIELGVLYEEKGERKNPQVCKSVWDYIDRLNKKTPIFFNYMFSPEDEEVLRPYSFVSNLKVWDFYTEETLSEGPSYDWELVQRGRQERLAEEVPSKPDTSTPKSHRHIIWPCYDSRIRAVPDAITKLLQDLQRLEAELGLPPEKWKETWDKIKATQRSEARLESRTSFNSSLLMSSNLSHQRRSQGVYLQESGVGSSINLSMDCEASSSVPPVAGRPSTSTLYSQFQSTESENRSFEGILYKRGALLKPWKPRWFVLDKTKHQLRYYESRQDKECTGVIELAEVESVIPGTPTMGAPKHIPEKGFFDLKTTKRVYNFCAQDSLNAQLWMDSIQSCLSDA, encoded by the exons gGGGCAGTGAGGGGCAAGGTCGCATTCTCCAGCGCTTCCCTGAGAAAGACTGGGAGGACAATCCTTTTCCACAAGGCATAGAACTG ttctGTCAACCTAACGGATGGCAGTTGGTTCCAGAGAGGGAACCCCCGTCGTTCTTTGTGTCGGTTCTGACTGATATCAACTCAGAGCGTCACTACTGTGCCTGCTTCACGTTCTGGGAGGGCCTGGACAACCCCCAG TTGCAGAAGGCCGAGACCAGCGAGGTGGATGAGGATGAGGTCCCAGGACTGATCCAGCCTGCCCAGGTTTTTGCCCCCAAGAGCCTGGTGCTGGTGTCTCGTCTGGACCACACTGAGGTCTTCCGG AACTGTTTGGGCCTCATCTATACTGTGCATGTGGACAGCCTCAGTGTTCCCTTGGAAACGGTGATCGGAAACCTCCTTACATGTGTCATACCCACTGCTGGTGGTTCTCAG ATAAATGAGTCCCCAGTATGTAGTTTAAATCTTTCCGTTCCGCAAGCCCTAGCCTGTGACTGGCTACTGGGCTGCTTTCAGGACCAG CCTGgccaggaggagagagaggagagcttG agGACTATAACGTTGGGGGCGGGCGATCGGCAGGTCATTCAGACGCCCATCAACGACTCCCTTCCTGTCAGTGGCAGCAGCGTAGCCCACCTCTTTAGACAACTCG GTATAGTGAACGTCCTCTATCTGTTCTGTGCTGCCCTGACGGAACACAAGATCCTGTTTCTGTCCAGGAGCTACCAGAGACTAACAGATGCCTGCAGAGGTCTACTGGCCATTATGTTCCCCCTCAAATAcag TTTTACGTATGTCCCCATCCTTCCGGGAAAACTCCTGGAAGTGTTGAGCACTCCCACGCCCTTCATCATCGGGGTCAACTCCTTCTTCCGCTCCGAGACCCAGGAACTGGTGGGTAGCATGACC TTGGACGTGATCATCGCTGACCTGGACGGAGGCACGGTGACCGTCCCGGAGTGTGTCCACATCTCCCTGCTCCCCGACCCGCTCTTACAGCAGACGCAAACCGCCCTCTCAATG GTGCTGGACCCAGAGCTGGAGACAGCTGACCATGCCTTCCCCCCATCGTCCACTCAAccctcctcactcaaaatccaG GATAAGGAGATCCGGGCCGTGTTTTTGTGGCTGTTCGCCCAGCTGTTCCACGGCTATCGCTGGTGTTTGCACATCATCCGCATACACCCGGAGCCAGTCATCCGCTTCCATAAG GCTGCGTTCCTGGGACAGAGGGCTCTGACGGAGGACGACTTCCTGATGAAGGTCCTGGATGGCATGGCGTTCGCTGGGTTCATATCGGAGAGAGGACCGCCTTACAGACCAACAGACCTGTTCGATGAC CTGATAGCCAATCAGGTGGAACGTATTCGCCAGGAGGAGTGCTACCCGCACAAAGTCATGAACCACGTTAAGGAGCTAGCCGAGCAGCtgttcaaaaat GAGAACCCCTATCCTGCCGTGGCCATGCATAAGGTGCAGCGGCCAGTTGAGAGCCCCGGTCACGGTGACCCCAAGAACCTAACCATCTTCCCCCTGCTGGATGACGTCACAGTCCAGCTCTTCATCGACCACGCCGCCGCCAAGCTCAAGGGTGCCCCGCCCGTGGTCAAGGCCGAACTCAAGGGCATGGTACCCTCCGGCCCTCCGCTGG GAGACATAGTGGATCGTCACGGTCATGTGCTGGCCAACAGCGCTCGCAGGCTGGAGGTGGTCCGGAACTGCATTACATACATCTTCGACAACAAGATGCTGGAGGCCAAGAAG CTTATGCCAGCTGTTCTGCGGGCACTGAAGGGCCGGGCAGCCCGCGTGTGTCTGACCCAGGAGCTTAACCAACATGTTCTGCAGAACCGAGCTGTTCTGGATGATCAGCAATTTGACTACATCGTCCGCATGATGAATTGCACCTTGCAG GACTGCTCACACATGGATGAACATGGTATCGCAGCTGCCCTGCTTCCTCTGGTCACAGCCTTCTGCAGA AAACTAGGTGCCGGCATCACCCAGTTCGCCTACAGCTGTGTTCAGGACCACATGGTGTGGACCAACATGCAGTTCTGGGAAGCTATGTTCTACAGTGATGTTCAGAACCACATCAGAGCCCTGTACCTGGAGGCAGATGAGGGAGCGCAGCCCAGCTCT CAGGAGTCGGTTCCAGCCGGAGGTCAGGAGCTCCTGGGTGCCCTGGAGCTGGCGTCGGAGCAGAGTCGACTGTGGCCGGCGCTCAGCAAGGAGCAGCAGAGTGAGCGCGTGCAGAAGGAGGAGAGCACGGTGTTCAGCCAGGCCATCCACTACGCCAACCGCATGTCCTACCTGCTGCTGCCCCTGGACACAAGCAAGAACCGCCTCCTCAACCGGACCGGCATCGGGGACGTGGAGAGTGTCAGCAACAGCTATGTCACCAACAGGTACACTAACAG CATTGCTGGCAGCATGGCGGAGAGCTACGATACGGAGAGTGGCTTTGAGGACGCAGAGAGCTCCGACGTGGCCAATTCTGTGGTGCGTTTCATCAACCGATTCGTAGACAAGGTGTGCAACGAGAGCGGGGTGACCAACGAGCACCTGAAGGCTCTACACACCATGATACCAG ACATTGTTCAGATGCACATCGAGACGTTGGATGCAGTCCATAGGGAGAGTAAGCGACTGCCGCCGATCCAAAAG CCTAAGCTGCTGAGGCCTGTTCTCCTGCTGGGGGAGGAGTTTGTGATGGACGGCATGCGGGTACACCTGTTGGCAGACGGCCGGGAGGAAGCCACCGGGGCCATGGGGGGTCCCCCGCTGCTCCCTGCCGAGGGGGCCATCTTCCTCACCACTTACCGCCTCATCTTCAAGGGCACGCCCCACGACCCTCTGG TGGGTGAGCAGGTTGTGACTCGGTCTTTCCCCATCGCCTCCCTGACCAAGGAGAAGAGGATCTCAGTCACTATGCCAATGGACCAGTACATACAGGAGGGCCTGCAGCTCCGCTCCTGCACTTTCCAG TTGCTGAAGATCGCTTTTGACGAGGAGGTGGCGTCGGACCTGGCCGAGGTGTTCCGGAAGCACATGCACAAGCTCCGCTACCCCCAGCACGTCCAGGGGACCTTTGCCTTCACCGTTGGCCAGTGTGGCAAGACGTTGGTGGAACACAAGACCAAGGACAAGAACCAGTCAATAAA AACACTTTCCAAAAACCTGGTGAAGAGTGCCAAGAGGACCATCGGGCGACAGTACGTGACCAGGAAGAAGTATACACCTCCCACCTGGGAGAACCGGGGCAGCTTGCAGTCCGAGCCGGATGAGGACGACATTTCAG TCTCAGAGGAGCTGGACCCGAGCTCACTGaccctctcctccaccatccGCTCCTCGGACAGACAGACCATGAGCAACGTGGTTGAGCGGGCCTGTTGTCGTGACTACCAGCGCCTGGGTCTGGGCACGCTCAGTAACAGCCTGACTCGCTCCAAGAACGAACCGTTCCGCATCTCCACGGTCAATCGCATGTACACTGTCTGCAGGAG CTACCCTGGCCTGTTGATCGTGCCCCAGAGTATCCCCGACTCCACCATCCAGCGCATCTCCCGCTGCTACCGGCAGAATCGTTTCCCCGTGGTGTGCTGGAGGAACTCCCGTACCAAGGCGGTGCTGCTGCGCTCAGCAGGCCTCCACGCCAAGGGAGTGGTGGGCTTCTTCAAGTCGCCCAACGCTTCCAGCGCCG GCCCCTCCCAGACCGACTCAACCAGCCTGGAGCAGGAGAAGTACATGCAGGCCATCATCAGCTCCATGCCCTCCTACTCTGAACCCAGTGGTAGGAACACACTCAGCGGATTCACCTCCACTCACATGAGCACCTCAG AGTCATCAGATAAGCTGAGGCAGCCTAAGATTGGCGCTTTAATGAAACAAGTGATGGGAGGAAAGGATGAAGTCCCTGGAACCTTCAGCCGAGGAG CTCTGGGTCAAAGGGCGAGggtcatctccctctctcagcccAGGGTTTCAGGCAAAGCCAGAAAATCCCCTGGAG GGAAGTGGGGCAGTATCCGAGGCAGTGGCCGCCTGAGTGCCTACAACCCCGACGTGGGGAACCGTCTGGCCAGTAAAGAGTCCCCCCAGCCCAACGGGGGGCCCAGCGAGGCCTTGTTCTTCCGACAGCAGAGGGCCTACCTCTACATCATCGGGGACAAGACACAGCTCAAG GGAGGGAAGCAGGATTCCTTCCAGCAGTGGGAGGTGGTGCCCATAGAAGTGTGTGACGTGCGGCAGGTGAAGAACAGCTTCAAGAAGCTGATGAAGGCGTGTGTGCCCAGCTCGTCCACCCCAGACCCCAGCATGTCATTTCACCGCTGTCTGGAGGATTCCGAATGGATGTGCCTG gtgcatAAGGTCTTGCAGGTGTCTGTCTTGGTGGTGGAGCTCCTGGATACAGGCTCGTCAGTCATGGTCAGCCTGGAGGATGGTTGGGACGTCACTACTCAG GTGGTGTCCCTGGTGCAGCTCCTATCAGACCCATACTACCGGACGTTCGACGGCTTCCGCCTGCTGGTGGAAAAGGAGTGGCTATCGTTTGGCCACAGGTTCAGTCACCGCGGTGCCCAAACCCTGGCCAGCCAGAGCAGTGGCTTCACCCCGGTCTTCCTGCAGTTTCTCGACTGTGTGCACCAG ATCCACCTGCAGTTCCCCATGGAGTTTGAGTTCAGTCAGTACTACCTGAAGTTCTTGGCCTACCACTATGTGTCCAACCGCTTCAGAACCTTCCTGCTGGACTCGGACTACGAACGCATCGAGCTTG GGGTTTTGTATGAGGAGAAGGGAGAGCGGAAGAACCCACAGGTATGCAAGTCAGTGTGGGATTACATCGACCGACTCAACAAGAAAACCCCCATCTTCTTCAACTACATGTTCTCACCAGAGGACGAGGAG GTCCTGAGACCGTACAGCTTTGTGTCAAACCTGAAGGTGTGGGACTTCTACACGGAGGAGACCCTCTCTGAAGGCCCGTCGTACGACTGGGAGCTGGTCCAGAGGGGCCGACAGGAGAGGCTTGCCGAGGAGGTGCCGAGCAAACCAGACACCAGTACCCCGAAGTCCCATCGCCACATCATCTGGCCCTGCTACGACAGCCGTATCCGGGCGGTGCCCGACGCCATCACCAAACTGCTGCAG GACCTACAGAGGCTGGAGGCCGAGCTGGGGCTGCCGCCGGAGAAGTGGAAGGAAACCTGGGACAAGATCAAGGCCACCCAACGGTCCGAGGCCAGGCTGGAGAGCAGG ACGTCGTTCAACAGCTCCCTGCTCATGTCGTCCAACCTGAGTCACCAGCGGCGCTCTCAGGGCGTGTACCTGCAGGAGAGTGGCGTGGGCTCCTCCATTAACCTGTCCATGGACTGTGAGGCCAGCTCCTCTGTCCCCCCCGTGGCGGGGCGTCCCAGCACCAGCACCCTGTACAGTCAGTTCCAGAGCACCGAGAGCGAGAACAG GAGTTTTGAGGGCATCCTGTATAAGAGAGGCGCGCTGTTGAAACCTTGGAAACCCCGCTGGTTTGTGCTGGACAAGACCAAACATCAG CTGAGATACTATGAGAGCAGACAGGACAAGGAGTGTACGGGGGTGATTGAGCTGGCGGAGGTGGAGTCTGTCATTCCAGGCACGCCCACCATGGGAGCGCCCAAACACATACCGGAGAAAGGCTTCTTCGAC CTCAAAACGACCAAACGAGTGTATAACTTCTGTGCACAGGACAGCCTCAACGCTCAGCTGTGGATGGACAGTATTCAGAGCTGCCTCTCCGACGCCTGA